In Tachysurus vachellii isolate PV-2020 chromosome 3, HZAU_Pvac_v1, whole genome shotgun sequence, one genomic interval encodes:
- the kmt2ba gene encoding histone-lysine N-methyltransferase 2B isoform X5: MAAAGGGLTASVVFAGLSPSAPARCRFPGRPWPSRSRQKTGRRWRVGRLGPDAAAAGGPSEPRPVNVELTLREDPSLLRLLRFNERLQRQKDAGFCTSGSDEEGDFTGFQTGSRWALRSGQDTSQKRSVRSSSMEKPLLARDASENDTVATAKKEVQETAERERAPPSEKHERDVGRPKLVDKLATQMMAKKNLPRETALRSGRGKRSEKEKGTEILHEEENGGVEDETVDELGTGTEIMEKRPRRPGQRRQRKSLWNLTLIKRRRRDSKKGLDENLGRGSRSGYARTTRSGRTQEKATNAIDQDAPVSPGPHTKQQKVRKALIASREEEEEPENAVSPDGIESTPAKDSSPHSPKLSLRPIKRRRCLYGYRKKPEQLALLKTRKALSSAEGRIPRKRRKLVCYTYESVESAVNQEQLHEPPAQADSRQGLTDSVISSRPSRVIRVPKRFMDDESMSGLLGKKPVQTENQEDEPYSDSEEANLSQTQKLGSKQKIASKRTLSNDEDSFVGKSVVWKSTGLTGGPRKKVGRTAYVSTPLKIYERLKMLTASLTQRKEQRLVSTRFKAPGEKEECERHGEGESPGSGELKKWGSPDIKIADLNCSGVVHKVAIHADDQVIGQSALSTVKGTDNKAEAEKTDHEPPATDVQSTDAAKSEVVLAQGSSFHKVNISGANKRMLHLLKRAKVQLIKIDQQKQMKTAQMMSGTVRIGDGGVMSMKRRGRPRLVKTDKEEVPQGQPVGGPRIKHVCRAAAVALGQPRAMIPEDIPRLSALPLHEREGIAPSQDTEDLGSHSETESACSVEQRPVNKHKAFGLRQRRCSSCKGCCREEDCGTCVFCLDKPKYGGPNKKRQSCIYRKCLKIEENRMRRMKVQMKRRGMYAQAAAYSGEEEGGEADCTVDELSSNAPSSVRRQPRRQVPRRSFRDLLESDSTDPDASGEDIAKEQSSSEPSVKADDTVTQPAAQDEVVKPPRPGLPRGLWGRRRSNKSSMEHMPPSVLATLAKGFAYRERPTLEPAHKIRVDFKEDCNIQNVWAMGGLSVLTSVPITVECLCLLCASKGHHNMIYCQMCCEPFHRFCLPVDDRPLNENKQNWCCRRCKFCHVCGRKGKQGKPVLQCRKCFYCYHPSCLGPTYPKPGKCSAPWVCMLCIRCKSCGVTPGKPWNTSWNHELDLCPDCCNLHKQGNFCTVCLKCYPEHEFDMKMMQCARCAHWVHPKCEGLTDDLHEILKRLRGKSLVFSCAACCKNFPSGWQEVVQSVLHNGLENILNSLMSSLTTRHLQKCSECEACPDAAGIKRRKMVCDLHAVRRKFEEGSYTSLNVFHEDVVTLLVKQLQQEEALPEEQRPTAQAKAFYIKLLEQTFTWFNGQDPKVWRPVMKELPSRMLPDAIIPPSEEHSYAQWLEEHNHSIANKNQENLQFNAQRKDPQNANRRGVDERHCSLCQQRGDAKPTDAGRLLYLGQNEWAHVNCCIWSAEVQEVKGALLHVHSAVARGRFMRCERCGHAGATVGCCLSSCQSNYHFMCARASHCVFQADKKVYCYKHHDLISNKVINVFEVLRRVYVDFEGINLRRKFLTGLEPDSINVMIGSLQIHRLGVLTELSTNAGKLYPVGYQCTRWYWSTFDPRKPCKYTFSVTDARPSSLRKTPYLAQNQGENCTIAHSPKQDEDSIDAGLEMKLTPGTPSPNSKLDSGTGSKTPSHPLNRRPAGGTFRPLPSPGTVSTSHHILTISDLDETRRSRRISLRSRNASPPHTSPSGSLKISSGAGLHPRSLPFSSPVSPLGAHDNPASSVSPRRRGRPPSSPSGATSAYSPRQGTVASPPSTFILSPCHSPKIQQHLKVAPQESAEVPQDFSASLEPEDAAGMPEEAISMIAVMNNGDAVPLSSDQELLSTQFDADTDVAVASMLNEKLEFDEALLNENVALHFGQHGSGAEVAEQGQGLLIDGNGLLDENQVSSAGASRCNSRIKDFSSLSAAEELMEQDSTNEDSDHYFNFSRTVVVCDSAKDSAQTGLMLHPASQSISQLDGADNNSESEAGEASGEDNTQEVGNSYDTPKDSASVGKPSGSRVEFTGKAESFVTESLHVVKEQDMLEKCPGSAFLQKNDDIVESIAEEFAPQEGTSMKDLMVSSPPMFDTSSDLAGHNILMDSEPLDHLNEVVLDPASDDLISAQDGGSVNVCDSSKLCSNEKGPEKIVLSEPPSLGNVDKVTIITSSPAPPKRFIIPQPLTQHRVVKMALPAVSSLALPFNNVSTASTLSVFPQRNHVLTSSPVIINGLDSQHKDTTKNRPLAIRIPATAKTNVTSTLTSPQVLLVNRSGQILVKDPQTNSFQMPSANSPSYSQISQIAKIIHSHNLVHRTVPRIMVTSMPQASLSQGTTTHVVYTNGAAPSTKVLIRRLPQNSSEVQTNSSSIPMKGTGGVKLTNVSVQSTSELERIQGEDAQAIIERAMASHRDMANPSGLSPSKLQFPPYLNKLQSTESTDVVKQFPGSHLQTTSDILPHLRPQVRVKRVSSVSERTGLKQCKTTSLEPAVLTPQDEINRSIGVRIKAPTIKEVLHFNPPEAKNLCEPKSNEAKESEIKRIIPKECKPSEVQDSESNQDKNQEWVGSRNSDLSDWTPCSGWSSDEDSSSPFKNDQDLCSGQDKPHLLFRITSDDGFSVEADSIEVAWKAVVDGVQEARTGYRLEQLPLARISGSWVLGVIHDAVMFLLEQLQGASQCSNHRFRFHQQENAEEELPLNPSGCARAEFYSRKNTFDMFNFLASQHRQLPESRLCDEDEDDVKLKCSRRATSTELPMAMRFRHLEKTSKEAVGVYRSAIHGRGLFCKRNIEAGEMVIEYAGNVIRSVLTDKRENYYSSKGIGCYMFRIDDFEVVDATMHGNAARFINHSCEPNCYSRVINVEGQKHIVIFALRKIYRGEELTYDYKFPIEDASNKLHCNCGARRCRRFLN, encoded by the exons ATGGCGGCAGCTGGAGGCGGATTGACTGCCTCGGTTGTCTTCGCGGGCCTGAGCCCGTCTGCCCCGGCACGGTGTCGCTTTCCAGGGCGGCCGTGGCCGTCTCGCAGTCGTCAAAAGACTGGAAGGCGTTGGAGAGTCGGTCGTCTGGGGCCGGACGCGGCGGCGGCGGGCGGCCCGAGCGAGCCGAGGCCCGTTAACGTTGAGCTGACGCTGCGAGAAGATCCGTCTTTACTGCGCTTGCTGAGGTTCAATGAGCGGCTCCAGCGCCAGAAGGATGCTGGTTTCTGCACCAGCGGTAGCGATGAG GAGGGAGATTTCACAGGCTTCCAAACCGGCAGTCGATGGGCTTTACGCTCCGGACAAGATACTTCACAAA AACGTTCCGTTCGATCATCCTCAATGGAGAAACCGCTTCTTGCTCGTGATGCATCTGAAAATGATACAGTCGCGACTGCGAAAAAAGAAGTGCAGGAGactgcagaaagagagagagcgcctCCGTCAGAGAAACACGAGCGAGACGTAGGGAGACCCAAACTAGTTGATAAACTGGCCACACAAATGATggctaaaaaaaatctgccaagGGAAACAGCTTTGCGTAGCGGTCGAGGCAAACGgtctgagaaggagaaagggacTGAGATCTTGCATGAAGAAGAAAACGGAGGTGTAGAAGATGAGACGGTGGATGAGTTGGGCACAGGCACTGAAATAATGGAAAAGAGGCCGAGACGTCCAGGTCAGAGGAGGCAAAGAAAATCTCTATGGAATTTAACACTAATTAAGCGTAGAAGAAGAGATTCCAAAAAGGGTCTGGATGAGAATTTGGGCAGAGGATCCCGGAGCGGGTACGCAAGGACCACCAGATCAGGAAGGACTCAGGAGAAAGCAACGAATGCTATTGACCAAGATGCTCCTGTGTCTCCAGGACCTCATACCAAACAGCAGAAGGTCCGCAAAGCCCTGATTGCCTCTcgggaggaagaagaggaaccGGAGAATGCAGTCTCTCCTGACGGGATTGAAAGCACACCAGCGAAAGACAGTAGTCCACATTCTCCCAAATTATCTCTCCGTCCCATAAAGAGGCGCAGATGTTTATACGGGTATCGTAAGAAGCCAGAGCAGCTGGCGCTGCTCAAAACAAGGAAGGCTCTGTCATCAGCTGAGGGTAGGATCCCCAGAAAAAGGAGGAAGCTTGTCTGTTACACCTATGAATCGGTTGAATCGGCGGTGAATCAGGAGCAGTTGCATGAACCACCAGCACAGGCGGATAGTCGGCAGGGACTCACAGATAGCGTGATTAGTAGTCGGCCATCCCGGGTGATAAGGGTACCGAAAAGGTTCATGGACGATGAAAGCATGTCTGGACTGCTGGGAAAGAAACCTGTTCAAACTGAGAATCAGGAGGATGAGCCTTACAGTGACTCTGAGGAAGCAAACCTTTCCCAAACCCAAAAGCTTGGGAGCAAACAAAAGATCGCAAGCAAAAGGACGCTAAGTAACGATGAGGACAGCTTTGTCGGGAAGTCTGTGGTATGGAAATCCACTGGCCTGACTGGAGGTCCCCGAAAGAAAGTGGGGAGAACGGCGTATGTTTCCACTCCTCTAAAAATCTATGAGCGTTTAAAGATGCTTACAGCAAGCTTGACTCAGAGGAAAGAGCAGCGGCTGGTCAGCACACGGTTCAAAGCCCCTGGTGAAAAAGAAGAATGTGAGAGGCATGGTGAAGGTGAATCTCCAGGATCTGGAGAGCTGAAGAAATGGGGGAGCCCTGATATCAAGATCGCTGATCTGAACTGTTCAGGAGTTGTACATAAAGTAGCCATACACGCCGATGATCAGGTGATCGGTCAGTCTGCACTTTCGACTGTCAAAGGAACTGATAATAAAGCAGAAG cagaGAAAACAGACCATGAGCCACCTGCTACTGATGTACAAAGTACGGATGCTGCGAAGTCTGAGGTGGTGTTGGCACAGGGAAGTTCTTTTCACAAAGTGAACATCTCTGGGGCTAACAAGAGAATGCTTCACCTGCTGAAGAGGGCCAAGGTGCAGCTAATTAAAATTGACCAGCAGAAACAGATGAAGACTGCTCAA ATGATGTCTGGCACAGTTCGAATTGGAGATGGTGGGGTCATGAGCATGAAAAGGAGGGGGAGACCTCGATTGGTCAAGACGGACAAGGAAGAGGTTCCTCAG GGACAGCCGGTCGGAGGTCCACGCATAAAGCACGTGTGCCGAGCAGCGGCAGTGGCACTTGGACAGCCTCGTGCCATGATACCTGAAGACATCCCCAGACTGAGTGCTCTGCCTTTACACGAGAGAGAAGGCATCGCACCCTCACAAGACACAGAGG ATCTCGGTTCTCATTCAGAGACAGAAAGCGCTTGCTCAGTTGAACAAAGGCCAGTGAATAAGCACAAAGCTTTTGGTCTTCGACAGAGACGCTGCTCCAGCTGCAAGGGCTGTTGTCGGGAAGAGGACTGTGGGACCTGTGTGTTCTGTCTGGATAAACCAAAATACGGAGGACCGAACAAGAAACGTCAGAGCTGCAT CTACAGGAAATGCTTAAAGATTGAAGAGAACAGAATGAGACGGATGAAAG TTCAGATGAAGCGACGGGGTATGTACGCCCAAGCCGCTGCGTACAGCGGCGAAGAGGAAGGCGGCGAGGCAGATTGCACGGTAGACGAGCTAAGCTCTAATGCACCGAGCTCCGTCCGCAGGCAGCCTAGGCGCCAGGTTCCGCGACGATCCTTCAGAGACCTTTTAGAGTCCGACTCGACTGACCCCGATGCTTCTGGTGAAGACATAGCAAAGGAACAAAGCAGTAGTGAACCAAGTGTTAAAGCTGATG ATACTGTTACACAACCTGCCGCACAAGATGAGGTGGTGAAACCACCAAGGCCTGGACTGCCGAGAGGACTGTGGGGACGGCGTCGAAGTAATAAg AGCTCAATGGAGCACATGCCCCCCAGCGTCCTGGCCACACTGGCCAAAGGATTTGCATATCGGGAACGGCCAACACTGGAGCCAGCGCACAAAATCCGGGTCGACTTTAAG gagGACTGTAATATTCAGAATGTCTGGGCGATGGGGGGTCTAAGTGTCCTCACGTCTGTTCCAATCACAgtggagtgtttgtgtctgctgtgtgCCAGTAAAGGCCATCACAAT ATGATATATTGTCAGATGTGCTGTGAGCCCTTCCATCGCTTCTGCCTCCCAGTCGATGATCGTCCACTGAATGAAAATAAGCAGAACTGGTGCTGCAGGCGCTGCAAATTCTGCCACGTCTGTGGGCGTAAGGGGAAACAGGGAAAG CCGGTTCTGCAATGTAGAAAGTGCTTTTACTGCTACCACCCATCATGTCTAGGGCCCACATATCCCAAACCTGGAAAGTGTAGTGCACCCTGG gtatgtatgttgtgtattcggTGTAAAAGCTGTGGGGTGACGCCAGGAAAACCTTGGAATACGTCTTGGAATCATGAGCTTGATCTTTGCCCTGACTGCTGTAACCTCCACAAACAAG GAAACTTTTGCACGGTGTGTCTGAAGTGCTATCCCGAGCATGAATTCGATATGAAGATGATGCAGTGTGCTCGATGTGCCCACTGGGTTCATCCCAAGTGTGAGGGACTTACAG ATGACTTGCATGAGATTCTGAAGAGGTTGAGGGGGAAGAGTTTGGTGTTCTCCTGTGCAGCCTGCTGTAAAAACTTCCCTAGTGGCTGGCAGGAGGTGGTGCAGAGTGTCCTGCACAATGGTCTAGAAAATATACTGAATAGTTTGATGAGCTCACTGACCACCCGTCACCTCCAGAAATGCTCAGAG TGTGAAGCCTGTCCTGATGCTGCCGGTATAAAACGTAGGAAGATGGTTTGTGATCTTCATGCTGTGAGAAGGAAGTTTGAAGAAGGCTCGTACACTTCACTG AATGTGTTTCACGAGGATGTGGTGACTCTACTGGTAAAGCAGCTACAGCAAGAAGAAGCACTTCCAGAAGAACAGAGACCAACCGCCCAGGCCAAAGCATTCtatattaaa TTACTGGAGCAAACGTTTACGTGGTTCAACGGTCAGGACCCTAAAGTATGGAGACCTGTAATGAAAGAATTGCCAAG TCGTATGCTCCCAGATGCGATAATCCCACCATCTGAAGAGCACAGTTATGCCCAGTGGTTGGAGGAGCACAACCACAGCATAGCAAACAAAAACCAGGAAAACCTTCAATTTAATGCGCAGAGAAAAG ATCCTCAGAACGCTAACCGACGTGGTGTAGATGAAAGACACTGTTCTCTTTGTCAGCAGCGGGGTGATGCCAAACCCACT GATGCAGGCAGGTTGCTGTACTTGGGCCAAAATGAGTGGGCTCATGTAAACTGCTGCATCTGGTCAGCTGAGGTTCAGGAAGTCAAGGGTGCGCTGTTGCATGTGCACAGTGCTGTAGCAAGAGGACGCTTCATG CGTTGCGAGCGGTGTGGCCATGCCGGGGCGACCGTGGGCTgctgtctctcttcctgtcaGAGTAATTACCACTTCATGTGTGCTCGTGCCAGCCATTGCGTCTTTCAGGCCGATAAGAAGGTCTACTGTTACAAACACCATGATCTCATCAGCAACAAG GTGATAAACGTATTTGAGGTCCTCAGACGGGTTTATGTAGATTTTGAAGGCATTAACCTTCGAAGAAAGTTTCTAACAGGCTTGGAACCAGACTCCATTAATGTTATGATTG GCTCTTTACAAATACACAGATTGGGTGTGCTCACTGAGTTATCTACAAACGCAGGGAAATTGTATCCTGTGGGTTACCA GTGCACTCGGTGGTACTGGAGCACGTTCGACCCACGTAAGCCATGCAAATACACTTTTAGTGTGACAGATGCACGCCCTTCATCACTAAGGAAAACGCCATATCTAGCACAAAACCAGGGAGAGAACTGCACTATTGCACACAGCCCGAAACAAGATGAAG ACTCCATAGATGCTGGTCTTGAAATGAAGCTCACCCCTGGCACCCCTTCTCCCAACTCCAAACTGGACTCAGGGACAGGATCTAAAACTCCTAGCCATCCTCTGAACAGGAGACCAGCTGGTGGGACGTTCAGACCATTGCCTTCACCAG GGACAGTATCCACTTCCCATCACATCCTGACCATCAGTGACCTTGATGAAACACGCCGGTCAAGAAGGATTTCCTTACGTAGCCGAAATGCCTCACCCCCTCATACATCTCCCTCTGGGTCATTGAAAATATCTTCAGGTGCTGGTCTTCACCCCAGATCGCTCCCATTTAGCTCACCTGTCTCTCCACTTGGAGCTCATGACAACCCCGCTAGCTCTGTTTCACCTCGCCGCAGGGGCCGCCCTCCTTCCTCTCCTTCTGGTGCTACTTCGGCTTACTCCCCTCGGCAAGGTACAGTTGCGAGCCCCCCTTCAACTTTTATCTTGTCACCATGTCACTCTCCAAAGATTCAGCAGCATTTAAAGGTAGCACCACAAGAGTCTGCAGAAGTACCTCAGGATTTCTCTGCCTCTTTAGAGCCCGAAGATGCTGCTGGAATGCCAGAGGAGGCCATTTCCATGATTGCAGTTATGAATAATGGTGACGCAGTGCCACTGTCCTCAGACCAAGAGTTGCTCTCTACACAGTTCGATGCTGACACAGATGTAGCCGTTGCCTCTATGTTGAATGAAAAACTTGAATTTGATGAGGCCCTGCTAAATGAGAATGTGGCCTTGCACTTTGGCCAGCATGGCAGTGGAGCAGAAGTGGCAGAGCAGGGACAGGGTTTATTGATCGACGGAAATGGCTTGCTTGATGAAAATCAAGTTTCAAGTGCAGGTGCCAGTAGATGCAACTCTAGAATAAAGGATTTTTCTAGTCTTTCAGCTGCTGAAGAGCTAATGGAACAAGACTCAACTAACGAAGACTCCGATCATTACTTTAATTTCTCTCGCACAGTAGTAGTCTGTGATTCTGCTAAGGATTCTGCACAGACAGGGTTAATGCTCCATCCTGCCTCGCAGTCAATCTCTCAGCTGGATGGAGCAGACAACAATTCAGAAAGTGAGGCAGGTGAAGCCAGTGGGGAGGACAATACTCAGGAAGTAGGAAATAGTTATGATACGCCGAAGGACAGTGCTTCTGTGGGGAAGCCCTCCGGAAGCAGGGTAGAGTTCACTGGCAAAGCTGAGTCCTTTGTGACAGAATCCTTACATGTGGTCAAAGAGCAAGATATGTTGGAGAAATGTCCAGGATCAGCATTCTTACAAAAGAATGATGACATTGTGGAATCCATCGCAGAGGAATTCGCACCACAAGAAGGTACATCTATGAAGGATTTAATGGTGTCATCTCCCCCCATGTTTGACACAAGCAGTGATCTTGCCGGACACAACATTCTAATGGACAGCGAGCCTCTGGATCACTTGAACGAGGTGGTGCTGGATCCGGCTAGTGACGATTTAATCTCTGCTCAAGATGGAGGctcagtaaatgtgtgtgattccTCAAAATTGTGCAGCAATGAGAAAGGACCAGAGAAGATTGTACTTTCAGAACCACCTTCTTTGGGCAATGTTGACAAAGTGACAATTATCACATCTAGTCCAGCCCCACCTAAACGCTTTATTATTCCACAGCCTCTTACACAACACAGAGTAGTCAAAATGGCTCTACCTGCTGTCTCGTCTCTGGCTTTACCTTTTAACAACGTTTCCACTGCATCTACTCTTTCAGTTTTTCCACAAAGAAACCATGTTCTCACTTCCTCTCCAGTTATAATAAATGGTCTGGACTCTCAGCACAAGGATACAACAAAAAACCGACCTCTTGCCATTCGAATTCCTGCCACTGCTAAAACAAATGTGACTAGTACACTGACTAGCCCACAAGTTTTGCTTGTCAACCGCTCTGGTCAAATATTAGTAAAAGACCCACAGACCAATAGTTTCCAGATGCCTAGTGCTAATTCACCTTCTTACAGCCAAATTAGCCAGATTGCTAAGATCATCCACAGTCATAACCTCGTTCATAGAACTGTACCCAGAATCATGGTGACCTCGATGCCACAAGCAAGCCTCAGCCAAGGTACTACTACACATGTGGTATACACCAATGGTGCAGCACCTTCAACTAAAGTTTTGATCAGGAGATTACCACAGAACTCTTCAGAAGTGCAAACGAACAGCAGCAGTATACCTATGAAAGGAACTGGTGGCGTAAAGCTCACAAATGTATCAGTGCAAAGTACATCCGAGTTAGAAAGGATCCAAGGGGAAGATGCCCAGGCAATAATTGAGAGAGCCATGGCAAGCCACAGGGATATGGCAAACCCTTCTGGGCTGAGCCCCTCCAAATTACAGTTCCCCCCATATCTTAATAAGCTACAGTCAACCGAGTCTACTGATGTGGTAAAACAGTTTCCAGGGTCGCATCTCCAAACTACGTCCGACATTCTGCCGCATTTGAGGCCTCAGGTCAGGGTCAAGAGGGTGTCATCAGTATCAGAACGAACTGGCTTAAAACAATGCAAGACCACCTCCTTAGAGCCAGCAGTTCTCACCCCTCAGGATGAGATAAACAG ATCGATAGGCGTCCGTATTAAAGCCCCAACCATTAAGGAGGTGCTGCATTTTAATCCGCCGGAAGCTAAAAATCTTTGTGAACCAAAGAGTAATGAAGCCAAAGAATCTGAAATCAAAAG AATTATTCCAAAGGAATGTAAACCCAGTGAAGTGCAGGATAGCGAAAGCAACCAAGACAAAAATCAAGAATGGGTCGGCTCCAGAAACAGCGATTTGTCCGACTGGACCCCCTGTTCAG GATGGAGTTCAGACGAGGATTCATCATCACCATTTAAGAACGACCAGGATCTGTGTTCCGGGCAGGATAAACCTCACCTGTTGTTCAGAATTACTAGTGATGACGGCTTCAGCGTGGAGGCAGATAGCATAGAGG TGGCTTGGAAGGCAGTGGTTGATGGTGTCCAAGAGGCACGGACAGGCTACAGGCTTGAGCAGCTGCCTCTGGCTAGAATAAGTGGTTCCTGGGTGCTGGGTGTCATTCATGACGCCGTGATGTTCTTGCTAGAGCAGCTACAGGGGGCATCACAGTGTTCCAACCATCGCTTCCGTTTCCACCAGCAAGAAAACGCTGAGGAAGAGCTACCGTTAAACCCTAGCGGCTGCGCTCGTGCTGAATTCTATTCAAG aaaaaacacatttgacatGTTTAACTTTTTGGCCTCCCAACATCGTCAGCTTCCTGAGAGCAGGCTGTGTGATGAAGACGAGGATGACGTCAAGCTCAAATGCAGCAG ACGTGCAACCAGCACAGAGTTGCCGATGGCAATGAGGTTCAGACATCTTGAGAAAACGTCTAAAGAAGCTGTTGGGGTTTATAG atctgcCATTCATGGTCGTGGTCTTTTCTGCAAACGCAACATAGAAGCTGGAGAGATGGTGATTGAgtatgctggaaatgtaattcGTTCAGTCCTGACTGACAAGCGGGAGAACTATTACAGCAGTAAG GGCATTGGCTGCTACATGTTTCGCATTGATGACTTTGAGGTAGTGGATGCCACCATGCACGGCAATGCAGCACGTTTCATCAACCACTCGTGTGAGCCGAACTGTTACTCGAGGGTCATTAACGTGGAAGGCCAGAAGCACATTGTCATTTTTGCGCTGAGGAAGATCTATCGCGGGGAAGAGCTCACCTATGACTACAAATTTCCGATTGAAGACGCCAGCAACAAGCTGCACTGTAACTGTGGTGCTAGACGATGTAGACGCTTTCTCAACTAG